In Rhodamnia argentea isolate NSW1041297 chromosome 4, ASM2092103v1, whole genome shotgun sequence, the following proteins share a genomic window:
- the LOC115736150 gene encoding disease resistance protein RUN1-like gives MERRNSSNRTTMWMTDKGDVKKPLGAEFEVFLNFRGPDTRQTFADCLYHFMDIAGIRVFRDDEEIRNGEAIVGELERAIKSSLICIPIFSRNYASSAWCLRELAIMVDCKAMILPVFFDVNPGDVKLRTELYHGALQKHEEKFGSDTVQRWKEALGKVARMKGWNIKDRGYHGELIRQIVAEVLNKLNNRDKNLPNHLVGIQDCVEEVMRLLDEGSPDVHYLVIHGMGGIGKTTLAKVVFNHIYCRFDGCSFLSDVREASKGGKVVQLQKQLLSEILNSKSVEISDSDAGINQIKRRFRYKKVLIVLDDLDEWDQLSKLAEKRDWFGQGSRIIITTRNTNFLPIEEENRENGVQTCFEEFKIYGMRELSHRHALRLFSSHAFRMDSPPHDYYHTSRDIIRKTGGLPLAVEVIGSSLCGKSISLWKATLKKLNLIPNQDVHHKLKISFEMLGDAQKEIFLDVACYFIGKEKIHPHYMWKAMDFYPKVEIYVLSRMSLIKVNGDRLLMHDLLRDLGREIVRQENKVLEKRSRLWSPKDALDVLQNRKGTENITALKLIGLPKEHDFTSEEFSWLPNLRLLELEGGNLIGDFKNLLSSLKWLSWCRCPLYLQAVNLRLQNLVVLKLSNSEIPENWNGWGPCLESHDLKTIHLMRCHLSTAPDFSTCLNLRILVFAEHCPESPQIGSSIGKLEHLKRLEIIAGGVHPSNLSGCPSFDLRVMPSEICCLKHLSSLKLEGQRIRELHPSIGDIVGLTCLSLVDCYRLRKLPDSIGKLTSLLVLNLFNTRIRNLPDSVGDLKRLEKLYMGCTRIRELPRSIGELESLLDLDLQFSAIIALPASIGYLKRLKRLNMACSKMRELPNSIGDLKRLKEMNLAYTHIRELPSSIGGLESLLYLCLYCTKITDLPASIGYLRRLKNLTTYGSKLRRLPKAICTLENLQRLTYHDRSNVDITWPPLLRDLDIFCDDPRSLPRLPLGLRSLELNGVKSPMELPLLPELRYLPELTLSRWGLREMEFKQLENLHRLEVSHCKSLVRLSGLSSLGKLKNLRITSCSQLIEIRNLEEMESLEELSIAMCSSIERLPDLSKLHKLRSLHVNDCNSLQGLPDLPNFLEELSIENWSSIGRLPDLSMLYKLRILNLLHCESLQRLPDIPNSCDLYVHACPKLGESREDFGFCCHCANSNPRLSLRRRRMIRWHLLVLMMDPLQTTTEKLREASPFTVRSVSYHSSDFLCWTLVPSLRY, from the exons ATGGAGAGGAGGAACTCATCGAATAGAACAACGATGTGGATGACCGACAAAGGTGATGTCAAGAAGCCGCTGGGGGCTGAATTCGAGgtgttcttgaattttagaGGACCTGACACCCGCCAGACTTTTGCTGATTGTCTATATCACTTCATGGACATAGCTGGGATTCGTGTTTTCAGAGACGACGAAGAGATCAGAAACGGTGAAGCAATCGTAGGCGAACTGGAGCGTGCGATCAAGAGCTCTTTAATCTGTATACCCATCTTCTCTAGAAACTACGCGTCCAGTGCGTGGTGTCTTCGCGAGCTTGCAATCATGGTGGATTGCAAAGCGATGATCCTGCCGGTTTTCTTTGACGTGAATCCTGGCGATGTCAAGCTCAGAACCGAGCTGTACCACGGCGCTCTGCAGAAGCACGAGGAGAAGTTCGGCAGCGATACAGTGCAGCGATGGAAGGAGGCTCTGGGGAAGGTCGCTCGGATGAAAGGATGGAATATCAAAGATAGAGG GTACCATGGTGAACTCATTAGACAAATTGTTGCTGAGGTTTTGAACAAGCTGAACAACAGAGACAAAAATCTACCCAATCATttggtcggaattcaggattgTGTTGAAGAGGTCATGCGCTTGTTAGATGAAGGTTCTCCTGATGTTCATTATCTAGTAATCCACGGAATGGGGGGCATTGGTAAAACGACTCTTGCTAAAGTTGTCTTTAACCACATTTATTGTCGGTTTGATGGATGTAGCTTCCTTTCCGATGTTCGAGAAGCTTCAAAGGGCGGCAAAGTCGTTCAATTGCAAAAACAATTATTGTCAGAAATTCTCAATTCCAAATCAGTAGAAATTTCTGACTCTGATGCAGGGATTAATCAGATTAAAAGAAGATTCCGCTACAAGAAAGTCCTTATTGTCCTTGATGACCTAGATGAGTGGGACCAGCTCTCAAAACTTGCAGAAAAGCGTGATTGGTTTGGTCAAGGGAGCAGAATTATTATTACGACGAGGAACACCAACTTTCTGCCTATCGAAGAGGAGAACCGAGAAAATGGTGTCCAAACATGTTTTGAAGAGTTTAAAATCTATGGAATGAGAGAATTGTCCCATCGCCATGCTCTTCGGCTTTTCAGTAGCCATGCTTTTAGAATGGATTCTCCTCCACATGATTATTATCATACTTCTCGCGATATAATTCGCAAAACCGGTGGACTTCCTTTGGCTGTTGAAGTCATCGGTTCCTCTCTTTGTGGCAAAAGCATATCACTTTGGAAAGCCACGTTGAAGAAACTAAATTTAATTCCCAATCAAGATGTCCATCACAAATTAAAGATCAGTTTTGAAATGCTGGGGGAtgcacaaaaagaaatttttcttgatgttgCGTGTTACTTTATCGGTAAGGAAAAAATCCATCCACACTATATGTGGAAAGCGATGGACTTTTACCCAAAAGTCGAGATCTATGTCCTTTCCCGAATGTCTTTGATAAAGGTTAATGGTGACAGATTGTTGATGCATGATCTACTTAGAGACCTTGGCAGAGAAATTGTTCGACAAGAAAATAAGGTTCTTGAGAAGCGTAGTAGACTATGGTCTCCCAAGGATGCGTTGGACGTACTGCAGAATAGAAAG GGAACAGAGAACATCACAGCACTCAAACTAATCGGACTTCCAAAAGAGCACGACTTTACAAGTGAAGAGTTTTCGTGGTTACCTAACTTAAGGTTGTTGGAATTAGAGGGGGGGAACTTGATAGGAGATTTTAAGAATCTTCTCTCGAGTTTAAAATGGCTCTCTTGGTGTCGCTGCCCTTTATACTTGCAGGCGGTCAATCTGCGTTTACAGAATTTAGTCGTGCTCAAGCTTTCGAACAGCGAAATCCCAGAGAACTGGAATGGATGGGGCCCATGCTTG GAGAGTCATGACTTGAAAACTATACATCTCATGAGATGCCATCTATCGACTGCTCCTGACTTCTCAACGTGCTTGAATTTGAGGATACTGGTTTTTGCTGAACATTGTCCAGAGTCACCACAAATCGGTAGCTCCATTGGTAAGCTAGAGCACCTAAAGCGCTTGGAAATAATTGCAGGCGGAGTTCATCCGTCAAATTTGTCTGGATGCCCCTCTTTTGACCTGCGCGTAATGCCTTCTGAAATATGCTGCCTAAAGCACCTGTCAAGTCTAAAGTTAGAGGGGCAGCGTATACGAGAGCTTCATCCATCTATTGGAGACATAGTGGGCTTAACATGCTTGTCTTTAGTGGATTGTTATCGGCTTAGAAAGCTTCCAGACTCCATTGGAAAATTGACATCGTTGCTTGTATTGAATTTGTTCAATACAAGAATCAGAAATTTACCCGATTCTGTTGGAGATCTCAAAAGATTAGAGAAACTGTATATGGGATGCACTCGGATAAGGGAGCTACCTCGGTCCATTGGAGAACTAGAATCATTACTTGACTTGGACTTGCAGTTTTCAGCGATTATAGCATTGCCTGCTTCCATTGGATATCTTAAAAGACTGAAGCGCTTAAATATGGCTTGCAGCAAGATGAGAGAGTTACCTAATTCTATTGGAGATCTCAAAAGATTGAAGGAAATGAACCTGGCATACACTCATATAAGGGAGCTACCAAGCTCCATCGGAGGACTAGAATCATTGCTTTACTTATGCTTGTACTGTACAAAGATTACAGATCTGCCTGCTTCTATTGGATATCTCAGAAGGCTGAAGAACTTAACTACGTATGGGAGTAAGCTAAGAAGGCTACCGAAGGCCATATGTACTTTGGAGAATCTTCAAAGGTTGACATACCATGATCGTAGTAATGTAGATATTACATGGCCTCCTCTGCTTAGGGACCTTGACATATTTTGCGATGATCCTCGATCTCTCCCAAGGCTTCCTCTAGGTCTTCGTTCTTTGGAATTAAATGGTGTCAAGTCACCGATGGAACTACCCCTCCTCCCCGAATTGAGATATTTGCCTGAGTTAACACTCTCTAGATGGGGATTGAGAGAGATGGAGTTTAAACAGCTAGAGAATCTCCATCGTTTAGAAGTGAGTCACTGTAAATCGCTGGTGAGGCTATCGGGTCTATCAAGCTTAGGGAAGCTCAAGAATCTGCGTATCACGTCGTGCTCACAGCTAATCGAGATTCGAAATTTGGAAGAAATGGAATCGTTGGAGGAATTAAGTATTGCGATGTGCAGCTCTATAGAAAGGTTGCCTGATCTATCAAAACTCCATAAGTTGCGAAGTTTGCACGTAAACGATTGTAATTCACTGCAAGGTTTGCCTGATTTACCAAACTTTTTGGAAGAATTATCTATTGAGAATTGGAGCTCTATAGGAAGGTTACCTGATCTATCAATGCTATATAAGTTGCGGATTTTAAACCTCCTTCACTGTGAGTCACTGCAGAGGTTGCCTGATATACCAAACTCATGTGATCTCTACGTTCATGCATGCCCAAAGTTAGGTGAGTCCCGTGAGGATTTTGGATTTTGCTGTCACTGTGCAAATTCCAACCCGCGCCTGTCTTTAAGGCGGCGAAGGATGATTCGTTGGCACTTG CTGGTTCTCATGATGGATCCTCTGCAAACGACGACGGAGAAACTAAGGGAAGCTTCTCCATTCACCGTAAGATCTGTGAGTTACCATTCTTCTGATTTCCTTTGTTGGACATTGGTTCCTTCTCTCAGATATTGA